In one Balaenoptera ricei isolate mBalRic1 chromosome 20, mBalRic1.hap2, whole genome shotgun sequence genomic region, the following are encoded:
- the ENDOV gene encoding endonuclease V isoform X14 has protein sequence MARKVVGRPPEETLSLWKREQALLKTLVVDRDTEAWQRDPAFSGLQRVGGVDVSFVKGDSVSACASLVVLSYPELEASWPSEKCPSWWTRCSSCGRRSPASCPRSFLWMEMGCSTTEVILLPRLPERAVRARDQEGCSPPAPGPRPSATSLALQLLLALLSLSRPPSFGVACHLGVLTDLPCIGVAKKLLQVDGLENNALHKEKIRLLKAGGDSFPLMGGSGTVLGMALKSHDHSTKPLYVSVGHKMSLEAAVRLTHGCCKFRIPEPVRQADIRSRDYIRRTLGVQGAPALQPERSKKAQRPKACPQGVSEEPAGL, from the exons ATGGCCCGAAAAGTGGTTGGGAGGCCGCCGGAGGAAACACTGTCGCTCTGGAAACG ggagcaagCCCTGTTGAAGACACTTGTCGTGGACCGGGACACGGAGGCGTGGCAGCGGGACCCCGCTTTTTCGGGTCTGCAGAGGGTCGGGGGCGTGGATGTGTCCTTTGTGAAGGGCGACAGTGTCAGCGCCTGCGCCTCCCTGGTGGTGCTCAGCTACCCTGAGCTCGAG GCTTCCTGGCCTTCCGAGAAGTGCCCTTCCTGGTGGACGCGGTGCAGCAGCTGCGGGAGAAGGAGCCCCGCCTCATGCCCCAG GTCCTTTTTGTGGATGGAAATGGGGTGCTCCACCACCGAGGTAATCCTGCTCCCAAGACTGCCCGAGAGGGCTGTAAGAGCGAGGGACCAGGAGGGGTGCAGTCCGCCTGCACCAGGCCCCAGGCCCTCTGCCACCAGCCTGGCCTTGCAGCTCCTTCTGGCCTTGCTTTCCTTGTCAAGACCCCCTA GCTTTGGGGTAGCCTGCCACCTTGGTGTCCTCACAGACCTGCCCTGCATCGGGGTGGCCAAGAAACTCCTGCAGGTGGATGGGCTGGAGAACAACGCTCTGCACAAGGAGAAG ataCGGCTCCTGAAGGCTGGAGGAGACTCATTTCCTCTGATGGGAGGCTCCGGGACCGTCCTGGGCATG GCCCTGAAGAGCCACGACCACAGCACCAAACCCCTCTATGTCTCTGTGGGccacaagatgagcctggaggcAGCCGTGCGCCTGACCCATGGCTGCTGCAAGTTTCGGATCCCGGAGCCCGTGCGCCAG GCTGACATCCGCTCCCGAGACTACATTCGCAGGACCCTGGGAGTCCAAGGGGCCCCTGCCTTGCAGCCGGAAAG GAGCAAGAAGGCACAGAGGCCAAAGGCGTGCCCCCAGGGAGTCTCAGAAGAGCCCGCAG
- the ENDOV gene encoding endonuclease V isoform X13 gives MARKVVGRPPEETLSLWKREQALLKTLVVDRDTEAWQRDPAFSGLQRVGGVDVSFVKGDSVSACASLVVLSYPELEASWPSEKCPSWWTRCSSCGRRSPASCPRSFLWMEMGCSTTEVILLPRLPERAVRARDQEGCSPPAPGPRPSATSLALQLLLALLSLSRPPSFGVACHLGVLTDLPCIGVAKKLLQVDGLENNALHKEKIRLLKAGGDSFPLMGGSGTVLGMALKSHDHSTKPLYVSVGHKMSLEAAVRLTHGCCKFRIPEPVRQADIRSRDYIRRTLGVQGAPALQPERSKKAQRPKACPQGVSEEPADLEIIH, from the exons ATGGCCCGAAAAGTGGTTGGGAGGCCGCCGGAGGAAACACTGTCGCTCTGGAAACG ggagcaagCCCTGTTGAAGACACTTGTCGTGGACCGGGACACGGAGGCGTGGCAGCGGGACCCCGCTTTTTCGGGTCTGCAGAGGGTCGGGGGCGTGGATGTGTCCTTTGTGAAGGGCGACAGTGTCAGCGCCTGCGCCTCCCTGGTGGTGCTCAGCTACCCTGAGCTCGAG GCTTCCTGGCCTTCCGAGAAGTGCCCTTCCTGGTGGACGCGGTGCAGCAGCTGCGGGAGAAGGAGCCCCGCCTCATGCCCCAG GTCCTTTTTGTGGATGGAAATGGGGTGCTCCACCACCGAGGTAATCCTGCTCCCAAGACTGCCCGAGAGGGCTGTAAGAGCGAGGGACCAGGAGGGGTGCAGTCCGCCTGCACCAGGCCCCAGGCCCTCTGCCACCAGCCTGGCCTTGCAGCTCCTTCTGGCCTTGCTTTCCTTGTCAAGACCCCCTA GCTTTGGGGTAGCCTGCCACCTTGGTGTCCTCACAGACCTGCCCTGCATCGGGGTGGCCAAGAAACTCCTGCAGGTGGATGGGCTGGAGAACAACGCTCTGCACAAGGAGAAG ataCGGCTCCTGAAGGCTGGAGGAGACTCATTTCCTCTGATGGGAGGCTCCGGGACCGTCCTGGGCATG GCCCTGAAGAGCCACGACCACAGCACCAAACCCCTCTATGTCTCTGTGGGccacaagatgagcctggaggcAGCCGTGCGCCTGACCCATGGCTGCTGCAAGTTTCGGATCCCGGAGCCCGTGCGCCAG GCTGACATCCGCTCCCGAGACTACATTCGCAGGACCCTGGGAGTCCAAGGGGCCCCTGCCTTGCAGCCGGAAAG GAGCAAGAAGGCACAGAGGCCAAAGGCGTGCCCCCAGGGAGTCTCAGAAGAGCCCGCAG